Part of the Haemophilus influenzae genome is shown below.
CCAATTAATGATTCATTCTTTGTACTCTAACAAAGAAATTTTCTTACGTGAATTGATTTCTAATGCTTCTGATGCAGCAGATAAATTACGCTTTAAAGCACTTTCCAACCCTGCTTTATATGAAGGCGATGGCGACTTGCGTGTGCGTGTTAGCTTTGATGCGGATAAAGGCACTATCACAATTAGCGATAACGGCATTGGCATGACCCGTGAGCAAGTCATCGATCATTTGGGTACGATTGCAAAATCAGGAACAAAAGAATTTTTAACCGCACTTGGTCAAGATCAAGCAAAAAATAGCCAGCTTATTGGGCAATTTGGTGTGGGTTTTTATTCAGCTTTTATTGTGGCAGATAAAGTGACTGTAAAAACCAGAGCAGCTGGCGAAGAGGCGGATAAAGCCGTACTTTGGGAATCTGCGGGTGAAGGCGAATATTCTGTGGCGGATATTGAGAAAAAATCCCGTGGCACAGATGTGATTTTACATTTACGCGAAGATGAAAAAGAATTTTTAAACGAATGGCGTTTGCGTGAAATTATCGGTAAATATTCTGACCATATTGGGTTACCAGTGGAAATGCTGACGAAAGAATACGATGATGAAGGCAAAGAGTGCGGTGAGAAATGGGAGAAAATTAATAAATCAGATGCCCTTTGGACACGCTCTAAAAATGATGTTTCCGATGAGGAATACAAAGCGTTTTACAAACACTTAAGCCATGATTTTGCTGATCCTGTGACTTGGGCGCATAACAAAGTTGAAGGAAATCAAGCATATACTAGTTTGCTTTATGTGCCTGCTAAAGCACCTTGGGATTTATTTAATCGCGAACATAAACACGGCTTAAAACTTTATGTTCAACGTGTATTTATTATGGATGATGCGGAGCAATTTATGCCGAATTATCTACGTTTTATGCGTGGTTTAATCGATAGCAATGACTTGCCATTAAATGTATCTCGTGAAATTTTACAGGATAACAAAATTACGGTTGCACTACGCAAAGCATTAACTAAGCGTTCATTACAAATGCTAGAAAAATTAGCAAAAGATGATGCAGAAAAATATCTGCAATTCTGGAAAGAGTTTGGTTTAGTCTTAAAAGAAGGCCCTGCAGAAGATTTTGCTAACAAAGAAACTGTCGCGAAGTTATTGCGTTTTGCTTCGACACATAATGATGGTAGCGAGCAAACTGTCTCTTTAGAAGATTACATCTTGCGTATGAAAGAGGGGCAAAAAGCTATCTATTACATTACAGCGGACAGCTATGTTGCAGCGAAAAATAGCCCACACTTGGAATTATTCAATAAAAAAGGCATTGAGGTTTTGTTGCTTTCCGATCGCATTGATGAATGGATGTTAAGCTATTTAACTGAATTTGACGGTAAACAATTACAAAGTATCACGAAAGCAGATTTGGATTTAGGCGATTTAGCCGATAAAGAATCTGAAACACAAAAACAACAAGATGAAGCCTTTGGTAGTTTTATTGAGCGTGTGAAAAACTTGCTTGGCGAACGGGTAAAAACGGTGCGTTTAACTCACAATTTAACGGATACACCAGCGGTGGTTTCTACGGATAACGATCAAATGACGACCCAAATGGCGAAATTGTTTGCAGCCGCAGGGCAACCTGTACCAGAAGTAAAATACACATTTGAACTGAATCCAGAACATCATTTAGTGAAAAAAGTAGCGGATATTGCAGATGAAACTGAATTTGCTGATTGGGTGGAACTGTTGCTTGAACAAGCTATGTTAGCAGAGCGCGGATCTTTGGAAAATCCAGCTGCGTTTATTAAACGTATCAATAAGTTGTTAGGTTAATTCATTTGAGATGAAGTAGCATAAGGGTTAAAATCCTCAATCTGATTAGATTGAGGATTTTTCTTTTTTAGGTGAAATATGATTACAGTTTACGGTATTAAAAATTGCGATACAGTGAAGAAAGCGTTGAAATGGCTGGCGGATCACAATATCGAACATAAACTTCACGACTACCGTGTTGATGGGTTAGATTTGAATTTTTTAGTCCAAGCGGAAGCTCAATTTGGCTGGGATATGTTGGTGAATAAACGCAGTACAACTTGGCGTAATTTGGATGAGCAAGTTAAAAATTCCCTTGATAAAACCACCGCACTTTCCGTGTTGGCTGAGAATCCAACCTTAATTAAACGCCCAATTATTTTACAAGATGGAAAGGCATTAATTGGTTTTAATGAAAAGGAATATCAGGCTGTTTTTGCTTAAAGTGCGGTTATTTTCTTAGGTGTTTTTATGAGAGAAAAAGTGATTTCGTTGGCGCAAGATTTAATTCGTCGCCCATCTATTAGCCCGAATGACGAAGGCTGTCAGCAAATTATTGCCGAACGTTTAGAAAAGTTAGGTTTTCAAATTGAATGGATGCCTTTTAATGACACGTTGAATTTGTGGGCAAAACACGGAACGAGCGAGCCAGTTATTGCGTTTGCAGGACATACGGATGTTGTGCCTACTGGCGATGGAAATCAGTGGTCGTCTCCGCCGTTTTCTGCGGAGATTATTGATGGCATGCTTTATGGGCGTGGTGCGGCGGATATGAAAGGCTCCCTTGCAGCAATGATTGTGGCGGCAGAAGAATACGTAAAAGCAAATCCTAACCATAAAGGCACCATTGCATTATTGATTACCTCTGATGAAGAGGCTGCCGCAAAAGATGGAACTATACGCATGGTTGAGACGTTAATGGCGCGTGATGAAAAAATTACTTATTGTATGGTTGGCGAGCCATCGAGTGCTAAAAACTTAGGCGATGTTGTCAAAAATGGTCGCCGCGGCTCAATTACAGGAAATCTTTATATTCAAGGTATTCAAGGACACGTAGCCTATCCGCATTTAGCTGAAAACCCAATCCATAAAGCCGCCCCGTTTTTGCAAGAATTAACGACTTACCAATGGGATGAAGGTAATGGATTTTTCCCGCCAACAAGCCTACAAATTGCTAACATTCACGCGGGTACGGGAAGTAATAATGTAATTCCTGCTGAGTTATATATTCAGTTCAATTTGCGTTATTGCACAGAAGTCACGGATGAAATCATTAAGCAAAAAGTGGCTGAAATGCTAGAAAAACACAATTTGAAATATCGTATTGAATGGAATTTATCAGGCAAACCCTTTTTAACAAAACCAGGTAAATTATTAGATTCGATAACCTCCGCTATTGAGGAAATCACAGGCATAACGCCAAAGGCTGAAACAGGTGGTGGCACGTCAGACGGTCGTTTTATTGCATTGATGGGCGCAGAAGTAGTGGAATTTGGCCCGTTAAATTCAACCATTCATAAAGTCAATGAATGTGTCAGTGTAGAAGACCTTGGCAAGTGCGGTGAAATTTACCACAAAATGTTAGTGAATTTATTGGATAACTAAAATGAAATTAACCCCAGAAATGCTTACAGGAAAGTCCCGTGAGCATTTAGTCAATTTACCCGCAACTCATTCATCAAATCATTTTTTGCAAATACAAGCTGTGCAAGCATTTCAAGCTTTACAACAAAGTGCGGCAAAAAATGGCTTTAATTTACAGCCTGCGAGTAGTTTTCGTGATTTTGAACGCCAACAACTTATTTGGAACAGTAAATTTAAGGGCGAGAGAAAAGTACACGATGATACAGGAAAGGCATTAGATTTAAGCCAATTAGATGACTGGCAAAAATGTCAGGCGATTTTACGTTGGTCTGCATTACCAGCGGCTAGTCGTCATCATTGGGGAACGGAAGTGGATATTTTTGATCCTGATCTTTTGCCACAAGGGCAATCTTTACAACTAGAGCCTTGGGAATATGAAAAAGGCGGCTACTTCTTTGAATTGAGTGAATTTCTTGCCGAAAATTTACCGCACTTTGATTTTGCTTTGCCTTTTATGAATATGCAGCCAAATAAAAAAATAGGGCGGGAGCCTTGGCATATCAGTTATTTGCCGTTAGCTGAATTAGCAAGCCAGCAATTTTCTCCAGAAATTTTGCAACAGGCGTGGAAAGGAGAAAATATTTTAGGCGCAGACTGTTTAATATCACATCTTGAACAAATTTTTTCCGAATATATTGTTTAAAAATAAGTCTTATTGTGAAGATAAGGCTTTATTGTTAAGCGTAAAAAAGCCCTTTTTTATGTAAATAAACAGGCAAATTATCGCCAATAGATAAATCGGGAGAAATAACGTTCTCAATCCATATTGCGTAGCCATTAATTTCAATTTGAATGGAGGTAATTTTTCCTTTAAATTCAATTTGTTTTATTTGTCCATTAAAAAGTGCGGTTGGATTTTCGGATGTTTTAAACAGGCTAAATTGTTCTGGACGAAGCAAAATCCTACCTTGATTTTGTGAGATTGATTTATTTTTTATAGGAATATTGCCTAATTGGCATTGAGCGGTATTTTCATCGAGCAGATTTGCAGGCAAAACAATACTTTCCCCCATAAATTTTGCTGCTTCAAGATGATTAGGCGACCAATAAAGGGTGCGAGGCGTATCGATTTGTAAAATTTTACCTTGCTGAATAATGGCGATTTTATCAGCGTAGCGTAAGGCTTCATCACGGTCGTGAGTAACGAAAATTGCGGAAGCACCGCTTTGGCGAAGTGCTTGGAGCATCTCTTGGCGAATTTGTTGGCGAAGATGTTCATCTAAGGCACTGAAAGGCTCGTCTAATAAAATCAGTTCTGGATTAGGGGCTAAAGCGCGTGCCAATGCTACGCGTTGTTGTTGTCCGCCTGAAAGTTGATGTGGAAAGCGATCCGCCAGTTCAAAAATACCCGTTAGTTGCATTATTTGTTCAATCCGCGTTTTTTCTTCGCTATTTTTTCCTTTGCCGTTGCCTAATCCGTAAGCAATGTTGCGATAGACATTTAAGTGAGGAAAAAGTACGCCCTCTTGCACCACATAACCGAGATGACGTTGTTGCGTTGGAAGATTAAAATTCTCGCCAAAAATTAACCGCTCTTTTAGCCAAATTTCGCCATTAGAGGGTTGTTCAAAACCTGCAATGGCACGTAATAATGTAGTTTTGCCACAGCCTGAAGATCCAAGTAAAAAGAGGATTTCTCCGCGTTGTAAGCTGAATGAAATATCGTGCAGAACTTGTTGTTCATTAAAAAATTTATTGAGATTTTTAACGGTTAATAACGGATTATTTATCATTTTATTTAAACGCATATTTTTTCAATAAAAATACAGGAATACCCGAAAAAAGAACGAGCATTAACGCATAAGGGGTGGCGGCAGCATATTGTGCATCGCTGGTATGTTCCCACACAGCAATGGATAAGGTTTTAATATCATTTGATGTGAGCAAAAGCGTCGCGGTAAGCTCTTTCATTAAATTCAAAAAAACCAAAGCAAATGCGGCTGCCACACCTGGTAATATGGCTGGTAGCGTCAAGGTGCGAAAAATATAGAAAGGGCTTCGCCCAAGACTTTGTCCGACTTTTTCAATTTGATCGGAAAGTTGCTCTAAAGACGCTCTTAATGTAGTTTGTGCCATTGGCAAATAGAGCATAAAGTAGGCAATGATAATCACAAAAAAGGTTTGATATAGGTCGTTAGCGTAATTGATGGAAAAATAGACTAATGATAAGGCAATGACTAAGCCTGGCACAGCGTGTAATAGATATGGCAAGCGGTCGATCCAAATCGTTAAATAACTACGGTAACGAACAGCTGCCCAAACTAATGGCAAGGCACACATTAGGGTAAGCAATGCGCCTAAGCCTGAAATGATAAATGAATTGCTGAATGCCGATAAAAATTCTGAAAAATCGCCCGCACTTTCAAGTGAAGTTCCCACGATAAGCCAGTAAATTAACATAATCACAGGCACGCCAATGCTTAAAATGAATATGCTAGAGAAAAATCCGAAGGTTAAACATTGTTTTCCAAAGGAAAGTGTTTTTACGAGATAAGGACGCGTAACACCTTTTCCACTGTGGTAAAGGGTTTGTTTTCCACGAAAGAAAATTTCCCCAAAAACAATAAGTATACAAATCGCCATTAAAACGGCGGATAATAATGCAGCAGTGCTGTTGTTAAAAGACATTTCATATTCTTGGAAAATGGCAGTGGTAAAGGTTTGATAATTTAAAATTGACACTGCACCAAATTCGACCAACATATGTAAAGCAATCAGTAAGATACTACTACCAATGGCGGGTTTAAGTTGCGGGAAAATAGCATACCAAAAGGTATACACAGGGCTTTTACCAAGCGAAAGGCTTACTTCTTCAAGAGAACGATCAAGTCTTTTTAGTATGGCGGAAACGGGCAAATAAGCCAAAGGAAATGAACTTAATGTCATAATACCAATTGTTCCCCAAAAACCCTCAACGCGGAATGTGAGGCTGATCCAAGTAAAACAACTTACAAAGGCGGGAATACAAAGGGGTAACGTCATCGCCACTTCAAAAAAAGCTTTACCGAAAAAGCGATAACGTTCAAGTAAAAAAGCACAAAGCGTGCCAAGTGAAATAGCACCGATAGTTACACAAACCATTAAAAGCATTGTATTGCTTAATAATTCAGCCATTCGAGGGCGAAACAATAGCTCAACACTTCGCATTAATCCCACTTCTGTCGCACGAAAAATGACATACAGAAACGGCAAACATAACGGAAGCCCGATTAAGATGATAAGTAAAGTGAGCCAGAATGGCGGTCTGCGAGGCAAAGTTAAATCCTTTTAGGAATGTGAACCTTTCAGTTCACGCACGCAAGCGGTTAATTTTGTTAGAGAATTGTAAACGCATGCGTGAATTTTTTCAAATACACGCACGCAATATTTGGATTATTTCAATCCAGCTTCTTCAATTAATTTGATCGCATGTTCTTTATCTTGAGCTGTTGTTGCGGACACCACTGGTGCTTCTAATTTTTCATAAGGTTCAAGATTAAATGGCGAAACCACATCAGCACGTAACGGATATTCTGCACGCGCTGCCACTAATGCCTCTTGACCTTTTTTACTCGCTAAGAAATCAACAAATTTTTGTGCTTCAGCTTGATTTTTAGAGGCTTTCAATACTGCTGCACCTGAATAGCTAACTAACGCACCTGGATCTTGGTGGCGAACAAAATAAAGACGGCTTTTTAGGTTTTCCACGCCTTTTTCTTTTGCTAGGTTATACCAATAATAGTTATTGATTAACGCAGCAGGTACTTCGCCATTTTCAACCGCTTGTAATGCCACACTATTTTTAGCGTAAAGTTTTCCGTTCTCTTTTAAACCTTTTAACCAATTAAGCGCAACTTTGTCCCCTTTCATTTTGCTTAACGCAACAACTTGCTCTAAGAACGCACCAGAAGTTGATACATAACCGATTTTGCCTTTCCATTTTGGTGTTGCATAATCAAGCACTGATTTTTCCATATCTTTTTCAGATAATTTAGTGTGATCGTAAACCACTACGCGAGAACGGCCACTTAATGCAATCCAGTCTTTTTTCGGTGCAAGTGGCACGCCTTTTTGTGCGGTTTGTTTAATGGTTTGTTCTGAAATTGGTGCTAAAAGCCCTGCTTCAGAAAGATCGGCAAAAGTCGCTGTTTGTTCAGTATAGAAAACATCGGCTGGTGTTTTATCGCCTTCTTCTTTTAATTGACCTGCAAGTTGCTCACTTTTCCCGCTATTTAGCGTAACTTTAATGCCTGTTTCCTGTTCAAAGGCTTTTGCCACAGCCGTAGCGGCTTCTTTGTGCTGACCATTATAAACGGTAATATCAGCAAAACTATTAGCAGAAAAAGCAAGTGCTGCCGCAAGGGTAGCAAGTTTGAAATGTTTAAATTGCATTGAAAAGCTCCTTATGTTGAGTGCAAATTATTCAGTTAAGCCTGAATTGTGGCTATTCTATGCCTAATTTTATTTAAATGCAAATAGTTCTCAATTTAAATTGATATTTAGATGAAAAACAAAACGGTACATTAAACGAACCATACACAGATTATAGGTTTACAGGCTGGATATAGCCTAATCTTGTTAATACATCACAAAGCTCATTAAATAACTCAGTGCAATCATAAGTTTCATCAATCAACTTATCATTGTTATTCATATCTTGATATTCATTTTGAATTAAATAGCCTTGTAATGCTGATTTCAACTCAGCTTTAGTTGTCGGTTTTTCCATTTGAGACATCATATAAAGATGCAGTTTATTCAAATTTTCTACGCCGCCGTTATACATATTTTCAGCACCAATATACTGATTTGCGCCTTCTACCAATGTTTTTGCATATTGAGTAAAGCGTTTCGGTATGTAAGTTTTGTTATCTTCAAAGGAATAAATTGAATTGAAAAAAGCATTGAAGAAATAATAGGAAAAGGCGGAACAATTATTCCGCCTTAATTTATTTAATCTATCATTTTAATAGTTATCATTTTTATCTATAATATAAAAACCAAGTTAATTACTAGGAGATAAAAATGGCAAAAGATGAAGTAGGGCATAATTTTCTTGCACGTTTGGGTAAAACGCGTTTGCGTCCAGGCGGTAAAAAAGCGACAGATTGGTTAATTGCCAATGGCGATTTTAGCCAAGATAAAAAAGTGTTAGAGGTTGCCTGTAATATGGGGACGACTGCAATTGGATTGGCGAAGCAATTTGGTTGTCATATTGAAGGTGTTGATTTAGATGAAAATGCGTTAGCAAAAGCACAAGCAAATATTGAAGCAAATGGCTTGCAAGAAAAAATTCATGTACAGCGTGCGAATGCGATGAAGTTGCCTTTCGAGGATGAAAGTTTTGATATT
Proteins encoded:
- the htpG gene encoding molecular chaperone HtpG, with product MSQNQETRGFQSEVKQLLQLMIHSLYSNKEIFLRELISNASDAADKLRFKALSNPALYEGDGDLRVRVSFDADKGTITISDNGIGMTREQVIDHLGTIAKSGTKEFLTALGQDQAKNSQLIGQFGVGFYSAFIVADKVTVKTRAAGEEADKAVLWESAGEGEYSVADIEKKSRGTDVILHLREDEKEFLNEWRLREIIGKYSDHIGLPVEMLTKEYDDEGKECGEKWEKINKSDALWTRSKNDVSDEEYKAFYKHLSHDFADPVTWAHNKVEGNQAYTSLLYVPAKAPWDLFNREHKHGLKLYVQRVFIMDDAEQFMPNYLRFMRGLIDSNDLPLNVSREILQDNKITVALRKALTKRSLQMLEKLAKDDAEKYLQFWKEFGLVLKEGPAEDFANKETVAKLLRFASTHNDGSEQTVSLEDYILRMKEGQKAIYYITADSYVAAKNSPHLELFNKKGIEVLLLSDRIDEWMLSYLTEFDGKQLQSITKADLDLGDLADKESETQKQQDEAFGSFIERVKNLLGERVKTVRLTHNLTDTPAVVSTDNDQMTTQMAKLFAAAGQPVPEVKYTFELNPEHHLVKKVADIADETEFADWVELLLEQAMLAERGSLENPAAFIKRINKLLG
- a CDS encoding ArsC family reductase gives rise to the protein MITVYGIKNCDTVKKALKWLADHNIEHKLHDYRVDGLDLNFLVQAEAQFGWDMLVNKRSTTWRNLDEQVKNSLDKTTALSVLAENPTLIKRPIILQDGKALIGFNEKEYQAVFA
- the dapE gene encoding succinyl-diaminopimelate desuccinylase, producing the protein MREKVISLAQDLIRRPSISPNDEGCQQIIAERLEKLGFQIEWMPFNDTLNLWAKHGTSEPVIAFAGHTDVVPTGDGNQWSSPPFSAEIIDGMLYGRGAADMKGSLAAMIVAAEEYVKANPNHKGTIALLITSDEEAAAKDGTIRMVETLMARDEKITYCMVGEPSSAKNLGDVVKNGRRGSITGNLYIQGIQGHVAYPHLAENPIHKAAPFLQELTTYQWDEGNGFFPPTSLQIANIHAGTGSNNVIPAELYIQFNLRYCTEVTDEIIKQKVAEMLEKHNLKYRIEWNLSGKPFLTKPGKLLDSITSAIEEITGITPKAETGGGTSDGRFIALMGAEVVEFGPLNSTIHKVNECVSVEDLGKCGEIYHKMLVNLLDN
- a CDS encoding M15 family metallopeptidase translates to MKLTPEMLTGKSREHLVNLPATHSSNHFLQIQAVQAFQALQQSAAKNGFNLQPASSFRDFERQQLIWNSKFKGERKVHDDTGKALDLSQLDDWQKCQAILRWSALPAASRHHWGTEVDIFDPDLLPQGQSLQLEPWEYEKGGYFFELSEFLAENLPHFDFALPFMNMQPNKKIGREPWHISYLPLAELASQQFSPEILQQAWKGENILGADCLISHLEQIFSEYIV
- the fbpC gene encoding heme ABC transporter ATP-binding protein FbpC; the encoded protein is MRLNKMINNPLLTVKNLNKFFNEQQVLHDISFSLQRGEILFLLGSSGCGKTTLLRAIAGFEQPSNGEIWLKERLIFGENFNLPTQQRHLGYVVQEGVLFPHLNVYRNIAYGLGNGKGKNSEEKTRIEQIMQLTGIFELADRFPHQLSGGQQQRVALARALAPNPELILLDEPFSALDEHLRQQIRQEMLQALRQSGASAIFVTHDRDEALRYADKIAIIQQGKILQIDTPRTLYWSPNHLEAAKFMGESIVLPANLLDENTAQCQLGNIPIKNKSISQNQGRILLRPEQFSLFKTSENPTALFNGQIKQIEFKGKITSIQIEINGYAIWIENVISPDLSIGDNLPVYLHKKGLFYA
- a CDS encoding ABC transporter permease produces the protein MPRRPPFWLTLLIILIGLPLCLPFLYVIFRATEVGLMRSVELLFRPRMAELLSNTMLLMVCVTIGAISLGTLCAFLLERYRFFGKAFFEVAMTLPLCIPAFVSCFTWISLTFRVEGFWGTIGIMTLSSFPLAYLPVSAILKRLDRSLEEVSLSLGKSPVYTFWYAIFPQLKPAIGSSILLIALHMLVEFGAVSILNYQTFTTAIFQEYEMSFNNSTAALLSAVLMAICILIVFGEIFFRGKQTLYHSGKGVTRPYLVKTLSFGKQCLTFGFFSSIFILSIGVPVIMLIYWLIVGTSLESAGDFSEFLSAFSNSFIISGLGALLTLMCALPLVWAAVRYRSYLTIWIDRLPYLLHAVPGLVIALSLVYFSINYANDLYQTFFVIIIAYFMLYLPMAQTTLRASLEQLSDQIEKVGQSLGRSPFYIFRTLTLPAILPGVAAAFALVFLNLMKELTATLLLTSNDIKTLSIAVWEHTSDAQYAAATPYALMLVLFSGIPVFLLKKYAFK
- a CDS encoding iron ABC transporter substrate-binding protein, coding for MQFKHFKLATLAAALAFSANSFADITVYNGQHKEAATAVAKAFEQETGIKVTLNSGKSEQLAGQLKEEGDKTPADVFYTEQTATFADLSEAGLLAPISEQTIKQTAQKGVPLAPKKDWIALSGRSRVVVYDHTKLSEKDMEKSVLDYATPKWKGKIGYVSTSGAFLEQVVALSKMKGDKVALNWLKGLKENGKLYAKNSVALQAVENGEVPAALINNYYWYNLAKEKGVENLKSRLYFVRHQDPGALVSYSGAAVLKASKNQAEAQKFVDFLASKKGQEALVAARAEYPLRADVVSPFNLEPYEKLEAPVVSATTAQDKEHAIKLIEEAGLK